The following are from one region of the Myotis daubentonii chromosome 2, mMyoDau2.1, whole genome shotgun sequence genome:
- the LOC132226430 gene encoding arylamine N-acetyltransferase 1-like, translated as MDIEAYFERIGYKNFRDKVDLETLTDILQHQIQAIPFENLNIHCGEPMELGLEAVFDQLVRKNRGGWCLQINQLLYWALTTIGFETTMLGSYVCNVTTERYTRAIMHLLLMVTVGGRKYIVDAGYGSSYQMRQPLELISGKDQPQMPCIFRLTEEGGTWYLDQIRREQYVPNQEFLNSDLLEKKKYRKIFSFTLEPRTIEDFESPNSYFQTSPASVCVKDSYCAVHTPDGVYCLVGFTLMHRRFSYKDNMDLVEFKTLNVEEVEEELKKIFNISLEKKFVPKHSASFFTI; from the coding sequence ATGGATATCGAAGCATATTTTGAAAGAATTGGTTATAAGAACTTTAGGGACAAAGTGGACCTGGAAACATTAACTGACATTCTTCAGCACCAGATCCAGGCCATTCCCTTTGAGAACCTTAACATCCATTGTGGGGAACCCATGGAATTGGGCTTGGAGGCTGTTTTTGATCAACTTGTGAGGAagaaccggggtgggtggtgtCTCCAGATCAATCAACTTCTGTACTGGGCTCTGACCACAATCGGTTTTGAGACCACGATGCTGGGAAGCTATGTTTGCAATGTTACAACTGAAAGATACACCAGAGCTATCATGCACCTCCTGTTGATGGTGACGGTGGGTGGCAGGAAGTACATAGTTGATGCTGGGTATGGAAGCTCTTACCAGATGAGGCAGCCTCTGGAGTTAATTTCTGGGAAGGATCAGCCTCAGATGCCGTGCATCTTCCGCTTGACAGAAGAGGGAGGAACGTGGTACCTGGACCAAATCAGAAGAGAGCAGTACGTTCCAAACCAAGAATTCCTTAATTCTGATctcctggaaaagaaaaagtacagaAAGATCTTCTCCTTTACGCTTGAACCTCGAACAATTGAAGATTTTGAGTCTCCGAATTCATACTTTCAAACATCTCCAGCATCTGTGTGTGTAAAAGACTCTTATTGTGCCGTGCACACCCCAGATGGTGTTTACTGCTTAGTGGGGTTTACTCTCATGCATCGAAGATTCAGTTACAAGGATAACATGGATCTGGTGGAGTTTAAGACACTGAATGTGGAAGAAGTAGAGGAAGAGCTGAAAAAGATATTCAATATTTCCTTGGAGAAAAAGTTTGTGCCCAAACATAGTGCATCTTTTTTTACCATTTAG